The sequence TCGTATCACgtatatttgtattaaaaaatagtCTGTATATAAAATAGTCTTGGCTATTGTCTATTAtaaagttaatttttaatgtgCTTTTTCTGATTGTTTAACAGACATACGTGTCACACATGAAGCTGGTGTCAAAATTTGCAGTGGGTATTCCCACTGGATTAAATGCTGGGATAAATACCCCTTTGGGTTATTTTTGGAGAATCATAAGAGCCTATGCCTTAAAGCCAGAAGTGTTAATTTGTGGTGTGGTTTTGGCAGTGGTTCTATTTTATATACAAGCTGTTGATCTATGGAGTCGCTCTTTATTAggaaaaattcaatatacgCTTGGTCGTACCACATCAAAGGTATCTACCATAAGAAATGAATTATAGAATAGTCTATtattgaaagaaaagataatTTTCATAACAGATCATTTAATAGGTATCAAAACTACAGTTCTTGGTTAATGACTCTGTAAGTAATGGAGTAAAACTTAGCTGGGAGCTAAAACAGGGTTATATTGCTGCATATGCTGTTCAAGGTCATAGAGCACGTATGGAAGATCGTTTTGTTGTAAATGAAGATATGAATAACACGGGTGTATCATTATTTGCTGTATTCGATGGGCATGGTGGAGAAGTAAGTTTAATCACATCCTATAATTTGTTCTAGCAtaacagaaaattaattaattatccattaacgttttcatttttcatttaacattatagttttaaaattgttaaactTATGATGTTACATGGTCTTCCAAAATTGCAGATTTGAAACACACAGAGAAGGTAAAAtacatgtttttttttttttattataatggtacagttgtaaaataaaattataatataaaagcaTAGAATACAAAAATAGTGTTTATTAAGCCTGTAATGcatttattgaataattatgTTATTTTGAAAGTTAATGTATCATTTACTTTGAATGTATTGTACATCAATATAGATTTATGCAAAATGTCGTGTCATTATGTTCCTGCAGTTATTCATATGGTTATCATGTTAATAGTATTATTAACATTGTTCATAACATTTTTTCCATAATAGAGTAAGTGCATGTAATCATTTCGTTggatattataaaaaatgataattcaTCATAATCACTATTTAATACAACAGCAAAGAATACTAATAATAGTATATCAACTATTttgaatgtatttattataatatagaaatataaaataatattttgttttgtacttttctttgtttcttcaTAGTTTGCAGCAAATTATGCACGTGACAAACTTATTCCAAACATTAATCGAAAAGTGATCGAATTAAAAGACCTAATAGCTGGTAAAGCACCGCGTGTACCGGAAGACACGGATAAGATTGAAGAACCAGaacagaaagaagaaaaaagcgATACAGGAATTCCAGAACGCAAAAAATCTTTTCGGAAAACTGTAAGCACTTCGTTGACAGATGATTGCATGAAGAAAAATGTTGGGGTAACTGATCCTGAATTACTTGACAAATTAGATAGTTTGTCAAGACCAATTACGAGAGAGGtacaataaatatacatatatgtatacatatgtataattccttattatacatatattatatataaacatatttcttatttaaactTTAAGGTAAGACCATGTAGGACAACAGAAAAACCAACAAAAGTAGATATTACAAATTATCTTgatggaaataaaataaattacggTAGATTACTAACAGACGAAGTGTTGGCAGTTGATAGATTATTAGTTGAAGCTGCTAAGAAAAATATGGATGTAGCtggtaataataattatttttaataaatgcgTTTTACTTACTAACTTActtgtaatttgaaataatttcatcaaacTTGTCATATTGTAGGTACAACTGCGTTAATCGCTTTATTAGAagacaataaattaattgtagCAAATGTTGGAGATTCGAGAGGTGTTATGTGCGATGGAAAAGGCAATGCAATACCTTTGTCTTTTGATCATAAACCTCAGCaggtatattttttttttgtgtgtgtaaAATAGagagtaatttattttgtgcaTTATTAAAGTGTATCTATCATTGTAAAAATCACTGTcaggaaagagaaaggaaacgaATAAATAAGGCTGGTGGTTTGGTAACATTTAATGGTGTATGGAGGGTTGCTGGTATATTAGCCACTTCTCGAGCTTTAGGAGATTACCCATTAAAAGACAAGAA comes from Osmia bicornis bicornis chromosome 4, iOsmBic2.1, whole genome shotgun sequence and encodes:
- the LOC114875179 gene encoding protein phosphatase 1L, giving the protein MDDELEDRILYQTYVSHMKLVSKFAVGIPTGLNAGINTPLGYFWRIIRAYALKPEVLICGVVLAVVLFYIQAVDLWSRSLLGKIQYTLGRTTSKVSKLQFLVNDSVSNGVKLSWELKQGYIAAYAVQGHRARMEDRFVVNEDMNNTGVSLFAVFDGHGGEFAANYARDKLIPNINRKVIELKDLIAGKAPRVPEDTDKIEEPEQKEEKSDTGIPERKKSFRKTVSTSLTDDCMKKNVGVTDPELLDKLDSLSRPITREVRPCRTTEKPTKVDITNYLDGNKINYGRLLTDEVLAVDRLLVEAAKKNMDVAGTTALIALLEDNKLIVANVGDSRGVMCDGKGNAIPLSFDHKPQQERERKRINKAGGLVTFNGVWRVAGILATSRALGDYPLKDKKFVIADPDILTFDLSDHNPMFIVLASDGLWDTFTNEEAVAFIKERINEPHFGAKSITLQSYYRGSADNITVVVINLKDRKYSISETKKNQ